In a genomic window of Streptomyces sp. NBC_01231:
- a CDS encoding sugar phosphate isomerase/epimerase: MTDLARFSINQMTVKQLSMPELVDACLELGVPGVGLWREPVQTYGVEATAKLVRDAGLAVTTLCRGGFFTAIDPDERARALDDNRRAVDEAATLGTDVLVLVSGGLPAGSKDLRGARERIADALAELGPYAEDHGVKLAIEPLHPMYASDRCVVSTLAQALDLAERFPAQQVGVTVDTYHIWWDDAAPEQIARAGAGGRIHTFQLADWTTPLPEGVLNGRGQIGDGAIDMREWLGYVTAAGYTGPIEVELFNDGLWARDGREVLAETAERFVTHTA; this comes from the coding sequence GTGACCGACCTCGCCCGCTTCAGCATCAACCAGATGACCGTCAAGCAGCTGTCGATGCCGGAACTGGTCGACGCCTGCCTGGAGTTGGGCGTGCCGGGGGTCGGCCTGTGGCGCGAGCCCGTCCAGACGTACGGCGTGGAGGCCACGGCCAAGCTGGTCCGCGACGCGGGCCTGGCCGTCACCACCCTGTGCCGGGGCGGCTTCTTCACGGCCATCGACCCGGACGAGCGCGCCCGGGCGCTGGACGACAACCGCCGCGCGGTCGACGAGGCGGCCACGCTCGGCACGGACGTCCTCGTGCTGGTCTCCGGCGGCCTGCCCGCCGGCTCCAAGGACCTGCGCGGGGCCCGGGAGCGGATCGCGGACGCGCTGGCCGAGCTCGGCCCGTACGCCGAGGACCACGGGGTGAAGCTGGCCATCGAGCCGCTGCACCCCATGTACGCCTCGGACCGCTGCGTGGTCTCCACCCTCGCCCAGGCCCTGGACCTCGCGGAACGCTTCCCGGCCCAGCAGGTCGGCGTCACCGTGGACACGTACCACATCTGGTGGGACGACGCGGCACCCGAGCAGATCGCCCGGGCCGGCGCGGGCGGCCGTATCCACACCTTCCAGCTCGCCGACTGGACCACCCCGCTGCCCGAAGGCGTCCTCAACGGCCGCGGACAGATCGGCGACGGTGCGATCGACATGCGGGAGTGGCTGGGATACGTGACGGCGGCCGGATACACCGGGCCGATCGAGGTCGAGCTGTTCAAC
- a CDS encoding dihydrodipicolinate synthase family protein has protein sequence MTIHLPDFAGGRRAYEPRPEPLAVTTGSPFTSRTVFSAAHVVADPYADTTPDSPAAVDWDATLAFRRHLWSHGLGVAEAMDTAQRGMGLDWAGAAELIRRSAAEAKSVGGLIACGVGTDQIASGTLEEVRAAYEEQLALVEESGAQAILMASRALATAAKSPEDYLDVYGHLLRQATEPVILHWLGPMFDPALEGYWGSSDLDTATDTFLEVIAAHPDKVDGIKVSLLDAQREIDLRRRLPEGVRCYTGDDFNYPELIAGDERGFSHALLGIFDPLGPLAAQAVRALDTGNTAGFRELLDPTVELSRHLFQTPTRFYKTGVVFLAWLAGHQSHFTMVGGLQSARSLPHFARAYELADGLGLFPDPKLAEERMKTLLSVYGVDQ, from the coding sequence GTGACCATCCACCTGCCGGACTTCGCGGGCGGCCGCAGGGCGTACGAGCCCCGCCCGGAGCCCCTCGCCGTCACCACCGGTTCGCCCTTCACCTCCCGTACGGTCTTCTCGGCGGCCCACGTGGTCGCCGACCCGTACGCCGACACCACCCCCGACTCCCCGGCCGCCGTCGACTGGGACGCCACCCTCGCCTTCCGCCGCCACCTGTGGTCGCACGGGCTCGGGGTCGCCGAGGCGATGGACACCGCCCAGCGCGGCATGGGCCTGGACTGGGCGGGCGCCGCCGAACTGATCCGCCGCAGCGCGGCCGAGGCCAAGTCGGTCGGCGGGCTCATCGCGTGCGGCGTCGGCACCGACCAGATCGCCTCCGGGACGCTGGAAGAGGTCCGCGCGGCCTACGAGGAACAGCTCGCCCTCGTCGAGGAGTCGGGCGCCCAGGCGATCCTGATGGCTTCGCGGGCGCTCGCGACGGCGGCCAAGAGCCCCGAGGACTACCTCGACGTCTACGGCCACCTGCTGCGCCAGGCCACCGAGCCGGTGATCCTGCACTGGTTGGGCCCGATGTTCGACCCGGCGCTGGAGGGCTACTGGGGTTCGTCCGACCTGGACACGGCCACCGACACCTTCCTGGAGGTCATCGCCGCGCACCCGGACAAGGTGGACGGCATCAAGGTCTCCCTGCTGGACGCGCAGCGCGAGATCGACCTGCGCCGCCGCCTCCCGGAGGGCGTCCGCTGCTACACGGGCGACGACTTCAACTACCCCGAGCTGATCGCGGGCGACGAGCGGGGCTTCAGCCACGCCCTGCTCGGCATCTTCGACCCGCTGGGCCCGCTGGCGGCTCAGGCGGTCCGCGCCCTCGACACCGGGAACACGGCCGGGTTCCGTGAACTCCTCGACCCCACCGTCGAGTTGTCCCGCCACCTGTTCCAGACGCCGACCCGCTTCTACAAGACGGGCGTGGTGTTCCTGGCCTGGCTGGCCGGCCACCAGAGCCACTTCACCATGGTCGGCGGCCTCCAGTCGGCCCGCTCCCTGCCGCACTTCGCCCGCGCCTACGAACTCGCCGACGGCCTCGGCCTGTTCCCGGATCCGAAGCTGGCCGAGGAGCGGATGAAGACCCTGCTGTCCGTGTACGGAGTGGACCAGTGA
- a CDS encoding Gfo/Idh/MocA family oxidoreductase, whose protein sequence is MTRKTVRIAMNGVTGRMGYRQHLVRSILALREQGGLDLGDGTVLWPEPILVGRREHALRAMAEQHGLEHVSTDLDAVLADPTVEIYFDAQVTSAREEALTKAIAAGKHIYTEKPTATGLEGALELARLADRAGIKHGVVQDKLFLPGLLKLKRLIDGGFFGRILSIRGEFGYWVFEGDWQTAQRPSWNYRAEDGGGIVVDMFPHWEYVLHELFGRVKSVQALTATHIPQRWDENDKPYDATADDAAYGVFELDGGAIAQINSSWAVRVNRDELVEFQVDGTEGSAVAGLRNCRVQHRSATPKPVWNPDIPATEVFRDQWQEVPDNTEFDNGFKAQWELFLRHVYADAPYRWDLLAGARGVQLAELGLRSSAEGRRLEVPEVTL, encoded by the coding sequence GTGACACGCAAGACGGTGCGTATCGCCATGAACGGCGTGACCGGGCGCATGGGTTACCGCCAGCACCTGGTCCGCTCCATCCTGGCCCTCCGCGAACAGGGCGGCCTCGACCTCGGCGACGGCACCGTGCTGTGGCCGGAGCCGATCCTGGTCGGCCGCCGTGAGCACGCGCTCCGGGCGATGGCGGAGCAGCACGGCCTGGAGCACGTCTCGACGGACCTGGACGCGGTCCTCGCCGACCCGACCGTCGAGATCTACTTCGACGCCCAGGTCACCTCGGCCCGCGAGGAGGCGCTCACAAAGGCGATCGCCGCGGGCAAGCACATCTACACCGAGAAGCCGACCGCCACGGGACTCGAAGGTGCCCTGGAACTCGCGCGCCTCGCCGACCGCGCCGGCATCAAGCACGGCGTCGTCCAGGACAAGCTCTTCCTCCCGGGCCTGCTCAAGCTCAAGCGCCTCATCGACGGCGGCTTCTTCGGCCGCATCCTCTCCATCCGCGGCGAGTTCGGCTACTGGGTCTTCGAGGGCGACTGGCAGACCGCCCAGCGCCCGTCCTGGAACTACCGCGCCGAGGACGGCGGTGGCATCGTTGTCGACATGTTCCCGCACTGGGAGTACGTCCTGCACGAGCTGTTCGGCCGGGTGAAGTCCGTCCAGGCCCTCACCGCCACCCACATCCCGCAGCGCTGGGACGAGAACGACAAGCCCTACGACGCCACCGCCGACGACGCCGCCTACGGCGTCTTCGAGCTCGACGGCGGCGCGATCGCCCAGATCAACTCCTCCTGGGCCGTGCGCGTCAACCGCGACGAACTGGTCGAGTTCCAGGTCGACGGCACGGAGGGCTCGGCCGTCGCCGGTCTGCGCAACTGCCGCGTCCAGCACCGCTCCGCCACCCCCAAGCCGGTCTGGAACCCCGACATCCCCGCCACCGAGGTCTTCCGCGACCAGTGGCAGGAGGTCCCGGACAACACCGAGTTCGACAACGGCTTCAAGGCCCAGTGGGAGCTGTTCCTCCGGCACGTCTACGCCGACGCCCCCTACCGCTGGGACCTGCTCGCCGGCGCCCGCGGCGTCCAGCTCGCCGAGCTGGGCCTGAGGTCGTCGGCCGAGGGTCGCCGTCTCGAGGTTCCGGAGGTGACCCTGTGA
- a CDS encoding LacI family transcriptional regulator yields the protein MTVTLADVAARAQVSPATVSRVLNGNYPVAASTRERVLRAVDELDYVLNGPASALAAATSDLVGILVNDIADPFFGIMASAIQSEIGGPGGRAGGERLAVVCNTGGSPERELTYITLLQRQRAAAVVLTGGALEGVPHAAAMGAKLRRLAEAGTRVVLCGRPPAPETGAIALTFDNRGGGRELTEHLIGLGHRRLGYIAGPEERTTTRHRLEGHRAALEAHGIPEDPRWTVWGRYDRRSGYEATLELLRRDPALTAVVAANDSVALGACAALRDSGRRIPDDVSVAGFDDLPFSIDAVPSLTTVRLPLAEAGARAGRIAMGREEPPPGGIAVIRGELMVRGSSGVPRG from the coding sequence ATGACGGTGACCTTGGCGGACGTGGCGGCCCGCGCGCAGGTCTCGCCCGCGACGGTGTCGCGCGTGCTGAACGGGAACTATCCCGTGGCCGCTTCCACCCGGGAGCGGGTGCTGCGGGCGGTGGACGAGCTGGACTACGTGCTCAACGGTCCCGCGAGCGCGCTGGCCGCGGCCACGTCCGACCTGGTCGGGATCCTGGTGAACGACATCGCCGACCCGTTCTTCGGGATCATGGCGAGCGCCATCCAGTCCGAGATCGGGGGTCCCGGCGGGCGGGCCGGCGGGGAACGGCTCGCGGTGGTCTGCAACACCGGGGGCTCTCCGGAACGCGAGTTGACCTACATCACGCTGTTGCAGCGGCAGCGGGCGGCGGCCGTGGTGCTGACCGGCGGCGCCCTGGAGGGCGTACCGCACGCGGCGGCCATGGGCGCGAAGCTGCGGAGACTGGCGGAGGCGGGGACGCGGGTGGTGCTGTGCGGGCGCCCGCCGGCGCCGGAGACCGGAGCGATCGCGCTGACCTTCGACAACCGCGGGGGCGGCCGGGAACTCACCGAGCACCTGATCGGGCTCGGACACCGGCGGCTCGGCTACATCGCGGGTCCCGAGGAACGCACGACGACCCGGCACCGGTTGGAGGGACACCGGGCCGCGCTGGAGGCGCACGGGATCCCGGAGGATCCGCGGTGGACGGTGTGGGGGCGCTACGACCGGCGCTCCGGTTACGAGGCGACGCTGGAGTTGTTGCGCCGGGACCCCGCTCTGACGGCGGTCGTGGCGGCGAACGACTCCGTCGCGCTGGGGGCGTGCGCGGCACTGCGCGACTCGGGGCGGCGCATTCCGGACGACGTCTCGGTGGCGGGGTTCGACGACCTGCCGTTCAGCATCGACGCGGTGCCCTCTCTTACGACGGTGCGGTTGCCGCTGGCCGAGGCGGGGGCGCGCGCCGGGCGGATCGCGATGGGGCGGGAGGAGCCGCCGCCCGGGGGGATCGCGGTGATCCGGGGGGAGTTGATGGTGCGGGGGTCCTCCGGGGTGCCGCGGGGGTGA
- a CDS encoding alpha/beta hydrolase gives MTKNSTASTHAKWTGMVPVDDTALAVTDTGGPGIPVVYLNGQFATQGYWRRVIAELGTDWRHITYDERARGRSKRSADYSFEAAVRDVDAVLAARGVERALLVGWSYGAVVGAHWAGRNPERALGAVLVDGAFPYDWLDEAMERRIRKLFGRLSWFLPLLRPTGLAPRMTAEQQANSNIELGRLSRERELGPVLDDITVPVRYVVASGTSFGSRGDEQERIRAGLDAVTARNPNIQIAAKVASHHGAILKKDFPAIAEAVRAVAALDRGGR, from the coding sequence ATGACCAAGAACAGCACCGCCTCGACCCATGCGAAGTGGACCGGCATGGTGCCGGTCGACGACACGGCTCTGGCCGTCACCGACACCGGCGGCCCCGGGATCCCGGTGGTCTACCTCAACGGCCAGTTCGCCACTCAGGGGTACTGGCGGCGGGTCATCGCCGAACTGGGGACGGACTGGCGGCACATCACCTACGACGAGCGGGCCCGCGGCAGATCGAAGCGTTCGGCGGACTATTCCTTCGAGGCCGCCGTCCGGGATGTCGATGCCGTTCTCGCGGCCAGGGGCGTGGAGCGGGCGCTGCTGGTCGGCTGGTCCTACGGGGCGGTCGTCGGGGCGCACTGGGCCGGCCGGAATCCGGAGCGTGCGCTGGGCGCGGTCCTGGTCGACGGTGCGTTCCCCTACGACTGGCTCGACGAGGCCATGGAGCGGCGGATCCGGAAGCTGTTCGGGCGGCTGAGCTGGTTCCTGCCGCTGCTGCGCCCGACGGGCCTGGCCCCGCGGATGACCGCGGAACAGCAGGCCAACAGCAACATCGAGCTCGGCAGGCTCTCCCGCGAGCGCGAGCTGGGTCCCGTACTGGACGACATCACCGTCCCGGTGCGGTACGTGGTCGCTTCGGGGACGTCCTTCGGAAGCCGCGGTGACGAGCAGGAACGGATCCGCGCCGGCCTCGACGCGGTGACCGCCCGCAACCCGAACATCCAGATCGCCGCGAAGGTCGCCTCCCATCACGGTGCGATCCTCAAGAAGGACTTCCCTGCCATCGCCGAGGCCGTACGCGCGGTCGCCGCCCTCGACCGCGGGGGGCGCTGA
- a CDS encoding DUF4097 domain-containing protein, translated as MQKFDTPAPISAVLDIPAGRVQFIAADRADTTVEVLPANPSKSRDTKAAEQATVVYADGVLRISAPPAGNQLLGPSGSLEVTVQLPADSRVEVRTAGAELRGVGRLGDVAFDGAFRQIKIDEAASVRLTAIDGDVEVGRLGGPAEISTTRGDIRIAEAVHGTVVLRTQSGDISVVAAAGVSAALVADTGYGRVSNALKNDGTAELDIRATTSHGDINARSI; from the coding sequence ATGCAGAAGTTCGACACCCCCGCCCCGATCTCCGCCGTCCTGGACATCCCCGCCGGACGCGTCCAGTTCATCGCCGCCGACCGTGCCGACACCACCGTCGAGGTCCTGCCCGCCAACCCCTCCAAGAGCCGCGACACCAAAGCCGCCGAGCAGGCCACCGTCGTCTACGCCGACGGCGTCCTGCGGATCTCGGCCCCGCCCGCCGGTAACCAGCTCCTCGGCCCCTCCGGATCCCTGGAGGTCACGGTCCAGCTGCCCGCCGACTCCCGCGTCGAGGTCAGGACCGCCGGCGCCGAGCTCCGCGGCGTCGGACGCCTCGGCGACGTCGCCTTCGACGGCGCGTTCCGCCAGATCAAGATCGACGAGGCCGCGAGCGTCCGCCTCACCGCGATCGACGGCGATGTCGAGGTCGGCCGGCTGGGCGGCCCCGCGGAGATCAGCACCACCAGGGGCGACATCCGGATCGCGGAGGCCGTGCACGGCACGGTCGTGCTCCGCACCCAGTCCGGCGACATCTCGGTCGTCGCCGCCGCCGGAGTCTCGGCCGCCCTCGTGGCCGACACCGGCTACGGCCGCGTCAGCAACGCCCTCAAGAACGACGGCACCGCCGAACTCGACATCCGCGCCACCACCTCCCACGGCGACATCAACGCCCGCAGTATCTGA
- a CDS encoding bifunctional helix-turn-helix transcriptional regulator/GNAT family N-acetyltransferase, which translates to MTVQDIRAFNRFYTNVIGALDYSRHLYAPYTLTESRVLYELAHSPRTDAIDLRTELSLDAGYLSRILNKFEQDGMIERTASHADPRRRHVTLTERGRETATLLAERANESVGALLATVPSPDRPRLSEAMRTVREILSDGRPPRREDVVLREPGPGDLGWVVQRNAALYAAEYGFDADYEGLVARIVADYAEDHDPEYERVWIAELDGRPVGCVMCVRDDAPGSARLRLLLVEPDARGLGIGDRLVGALVDFARGVDYRDIVLWTNDILGAARRIYQRHGFVLTAEKEHRSFGQDLNGQDWRLDLKGTDD; encoded by the coding sequence ATGACTGTCCAGGACATCCGTGCCTTCAACCGCTTCTACACGAACGTCATCGGGGCGCTCGACTACAGCCGCCACCTGTACGCCCCCTACACCCTCACCGAGTCCCGCGTCCTGTACGAACTGGCGCACTCCCCGCGTACGGACGCGATCGATCTGCGCACCGAACTCTCCCTGGACGCCGGCTACTTGAGCAGGATCCTGAACAAATTCGAGCAGGACGGGATGATCGAGCGCACGGCCTCGCACGCCGACCCCCGCCGGCGGCACGTCACGCTCACGGAGCGCGGCCGGGAGACCGCCACCCTGCTCGCCGAGCGCGCGAACGAATCCGTGGGCGCCCTGCTCGCCACCGTGCCGTCCCCGGACCGGCCCCGCCTGTCGGAGGCGATGCGGACCGTCCGGGAGATCCTCTCCGACGGTCGCCCGCCGCGCCGCGAGGACGTCGTGCTGCGCGAACCCGGACCCGGCGACCTCGGCTGGGTCGTGCAGCGCAACGCGGCGCTGTACGCGGCCGAGTACGGCTTCGACGCCGACTACGAGGGGCTGGTGGCGAGGATCGTCGCCGACTACGCGGAGGATCACGACCCGGAATACGAGCGGGTGTGGATCGCCGAGCTGGACGGGCGTCCGGTGGGGTGCGTGATGTGCGTACGGGACGACGCGCCCGGCTCCGCCCGGCTGCGGCTGCTGCTGGTCGAGCCGGACGCGCGCGGCCTCGGGATCGGCGACCGGCTCGTCGGGGCTCTGGTGGACTTCGCCCGCGGCGTCGACTACCGCGACATCGTCCTGTGGACCAACGACATCCTCGGCGCGGCCCGCCGCATCTACCAACGCCACGGCTTCGTCCTCACCGCCGAGAAAGAGCACCGGTCCTTCGGCCAGGACCTCAATGGGCAGGACTGGCGACTGGATCTGAAGGGCACGGATGACTGA
- a CDS encoding sugar phosphate isomerase/epimerase: MKLAFSTLGVPGLPLPDVLRLATTYGYHGVELRAHPEEPVHPGLDLTQRADVAAEFKAAGVAVLGLAGYARVAAPGDDEPVIEEIRRLLDLARDLGAPFVRVFPGGGTEQSREEADATAARRLGTAAEYAADLGVRILLETHDSHRTGAEAIRVLGPVGHRQVGSLWDVMHSWLGGEQPSETYAALAPHLGYVQVKDIASAEDTTPLPLGKGVLPLAECVEVLSRHGWDGWLCWEYEKRWYEAAAPLPDLLGPGREHLARLLNDSA; encoded by the coding sequence ATGAAACTGGCGTTCTCCACCCTCGGCGTTCCCGGCCTTCCCCTCCCCGACGTGCTGCGCCTCGCGACCACGTACGGCTATCACGGCGTCGAACTGCGCGCCCATCCGGAGGAGCCGGTGCACCCCGGCCTCGATCTCACCCAACGCGCCGACGTGGCGGCCGAGTTCAAGGCGGCGGGGGTGGCGGTGCTGGGCCTCGCCGGATACGCGCGGGTGGCCGCGCCGGGCGACGACGAGCCCGTGATCGAGGAGATCCGCCGGCTCCTCGACCTCGCCCGCGACCTCGGCGCGCCCTTCGTCCGGGTGTTCCCCGGCGGCGGCACCGAACAGAGCCGGGAGGAGGCCGACGCGACGGCCGCGCGGCGGCTCGGCACGGCCGCGGAGTACGCCGCCGACCTCGGCGTACGCATCCTCCTCGAAACCCATGACTCGCACCGCACGGGTGCCGAGGCGATCCGCGTCCTCGGTCCGGTCGGCCACCGCCAGGTCGGCTCGCTGTGGGACGTCATGCACTCCTGGCTGGGCGGCGAACAGCCCTCGGAGACGTACGCGGCCCTCGCCCCGCACCTCGGATACGTGCAGGTCAAGGACATCGCCTCGGCAGAAGACACGACCCCGCTGCCGCTCGGCAAGGGCGTCCTCCCGCTCGCCGAGTGCGTGGAGGTGCTCTCCCGGCACGGCTGGGACGGCTGGCTGTGCTGGGAGTACGAGAAGCGGTGGTACGAGGCCGCGGCGCCACTGCCCGACCTGCTGGGCCCCGGACGGGAGCACCTGGCCCGTCTGCTCAACGACTCGGCCTGA
- a CDS encoding GNAT family N-acetyltransferase has protein sequence MGFKLEGPVLEGTAVRLEPLERRHAAELAVAAEEDRGSYAYTWVPRADEVGEYVEAQLARAATGRLAPYAQISTATGRAVGATAYWEPRCWRSDDHLDAVEVGFTWLAGSAQGTGLNAEAKLLLFRHAFEEWDVSRVDLKTDARNARSRAAIQSVGARFEGVLRNWSRSWAPGEDGRLRDSAIFSITAGEWPHCRSRLEERVAGYTTRA, from the coding sequence ATGGGCTTCAAGCTGGAGGGACCGGTCCTGGAGGGCACGGCGGTGCGTCTGGAGCCGTTGGAGCGGCGGCACGCGGCCGAGTTGGCGGTGGCGGCCGAGGAGGACCGGGGCAGCTACGCGTACACCTGGGTGCCGAGGGCCGACGAGGTCGGGGAGTACGTCGAGGCACAGCTCGCCCGTGCGGCGACGGGACGGCTGGCCCCGTACGCGCAGATCTCGACGGCCACGGGCCGGGCGGTCGGCGCCACCGCCTACTGGGAGCCGCGCTGCTGGCGGTCCGACGACCACCTCGACGCCGTGGAGGTCGGCTTCACCTGGCTCGCCGGGTCCGCCCAGGGCACCGGCCTGAACGCCGAGGCCAAGCTCCTCCTGTTCCGGCACGCCTTCGAAGAGTGGGACGTGTCCCGGGTGGACCTGAAGACCGACGCCCGCAACGCGCGCTCCCGCGCGGCGATCCAGAGCGTGGGGGCACGCTTCGAGGGCGTGCTGCGGAACTGGTCGCGCTCCTGGGCACCGGGGGAGGACGGTCGGCTGCGCGACTCCGCGATCTTCTCGATCACTGCGGGGGAGTGGCCGCACTGCCGGTCACGGCTGGAGGAACGCGTGGCGGGATATACGACGCGGGCGTAG
- a CDS encoding glycoside hydrolase family 3 protein has translation MHMRDSGTGNAGSTESTRTSGSPKGTRSTRGADSTAQPSRRSLLTATAAVTAALTAGTTAAHAATPDDRKLRALLSRMTLEEKVGQLFVTRVYGHSATAPDQADIDANLQELGVRTAAELIAKYRVGGIIYFTWAHNTRDPHQIAALSNGIQQVSLEQPRGLPVLISTDQEHGIVCRVGEPATLFPGAMAVGAGGSRADARTLGRIAGQELRALGIRQNYSPVADVNVNPANPVIGVRSFGAEPDAVAALVAAEVAGYQGAKVAATAKHFPGHGDTAVDSHYGFPVITHSRELWEKLDAVPFRAAVRAGIDSIMTAHIQFPALDDSGDPATLSRPILTGILRGELGYDGVVVTDSLGMQGVRTKYGDDRVPVLALKAGVDQLLNPPSLDVAWNAVLKAVRDGELTEERLDASVLRVLRLKARLRLFEEPYVSQAGVTRTVGTRPHLAAADRIAERTTTLLVNQGSLLPLSRRRHPRLLVVGADPASPSGTTGPPTGVLAAALTELGFTTTALSTGTAPSSAAIAGAVAAAQDVDAVVVGTYNVTAASTQKALVEQLVATGRPVVAVAIRNPYDVAHLPSVPAFLAAYSWTDVELRAAARVIAGRVRPRGKLPVSVQRADDPARVLYPVGYGLSYQT, from the coding sequence GTGCACATGCGCGACTCCGGCACAGGAAACGCAGGAAGCACAGAGAGCACAAGAACCTCAGGAAGCCCGAAAGGCACGAGAAGCACGAGAGGCGCGGACAGCACCGCACAGCCGTCCAGACGCAGCCTCCTCACCGCCACCGCGGCCGTCACCGCCGCGTTGACCGCCGGCACCACCGCCGCCCACGCGGCCACCCCCGACGACAGGAAGCTCCGCGCCCTCCTCTCCCGCATGACGCTGGAGGAGAAGGTCGGGCAGCTCTTCGTGACGCGGGTCTACGGCCACTCGGCCACCGCCCCCGACCAGGCCGACATCGACGCCAACCTCCAGGAACTCGGTGTCCGCACGGCCGCCGAGCTGATCGCGAAGTACCGGGTCGGCGGAATCATCTACTTCACGTGGGCGCACAACACCCGGGATCCGCACCAGATCGCCGCCCTGTCCAACGGGATCCAGCAGGTCTCCCTGGAGCAGCCGCGCGGGCTGCCCGTGCTCATCTCCACCGACCAGGAACACGGCATCGTCTGCCGGGTCGGCGAGCCCGCCACCCTCTTCCCCGGCGCCATGGCCGTCGGCGCCGGCGGGTCGAGGGCCGACGCCCGCACCCTCGGCCGGATCGCCGGACAGGAGCTGCGCGCGCTCGGCATCCGGCAGAACTACTCCCCCGTGGCCGACGTGAACGTGAACCCGGCCAACCCGGTCATCGGCGTACGGTCCTTCGGTGCCGAACCGGACGCGGTGGCCGCTCTGGTGGCCGCCGAGGTCGCCGGCTACCAGGGCGCGAAGGTCGCCGCGACCGCCAAGCACTTCCCCGGCCACGGCGACACCGCCGTCGACAGCCACTACGGCTTCCCGGTCATCACCCACAGCCGGGAGCTGTGGGAGAAGCTGGACGCCGTCCCCTTCCGGGCCGCCGTCCGCGCGGGCATCGACTCGATCATGACCGCGCACATCCAGTTCCCGGCCCTCGACGACTCCGGCGACCCGGCCACCCTCTCCCGCCCGATCCTCACCGGCATCCTGCGCGGCGAACTCGGCTACGACGGGGTGGTGGTGACCGACTCGCTCGGCATGCAGGGCGTGCGGACCAAGTACGGCGACGACCGCGTGCCGGTGCTCGCGCTCAAGGCCGGCGTGGACCAGCTCCTCAACCCGCCCTCCCTCGACGTCGCGTGGAACGCCGTCCTGAAGGCCGTACGGGACGGAGAGCTCACCGAGGAGCGGCTGGACGCGTCGGTCCTGCGCGTACTGCGGCTCAAGGCGAGGCTGCGGCTCTTCGAGGAGCCGTACGTCAGCCAGGCCGGGGTCACCCGCACGGTCGGCACCCGGCCGCACCTCGCGGCGGCCGACCGGATCGCCGAGCGGACGACCACGCTGCTGGTCAACCAGGGGAGCCTGCTGCCGCTCTCCCGACGTCGTCACCCCAGGCTCCTCGTCGTCGGCGCGGATCCCGCCTCGCCGTCGGGGACGACGGGACCGCCGACCGGAGTGCTGGCCGCCGCGCTCACCGAGCTGGGCTTCACGACCACCGCCCTCTCGACGGGCACGGCCCCCTCCTCCGCCGCCATCGCGGGTGCCGTCGCGGCGGCTCAGGACGTGGACGCCGTGGTGGTCGGGACGTACAACGTCACGGCGGCCAGCACCCAGAAGGCACTGGTCGAGCAGCTGGTGGCGACCGGGAGGCCGGTGGTGGCGGTCGCGATCCGCAATCCCTACGACGTGGCCCACCTGCCGTCCGTACCGGCCTTCCTGGCCGCGTACTCCTGGACCGACGTCGAACTGCGCGCGGCGGCCCGGGTGATCGCGGGACGGGTCCGTCCGCGCGGAAAGCTGCCGGTGTCGGTGCAGCGGGCGGACGATCCGGCGCGGGTGCTGTATCCGGTCGGATACGGGTTGTCGTACCAGACGTAG